The following coding sequences are from one Triticum dicoccoides isolate Atlit2015 ecotype Zavitan chromosome 4A, WEW_v2.0, whole genome shotgun sequence window:
- the LOC119288617 gene encoding heptahelical transmembrane protein 4-like, which translates to MASTVTLLRKTAAIRMSDVAAVASSPAATTTMKSLLLEGSKGGGGVAKRCCGRKCELVGYDALPAFLQHNEFILHYYRSEWPLKEALLSAFALHNETINVWTHLIGFFVFLALTVCAATMVPMETSVTHSATSAGLANCTGNGDPMVLMASYSTSGAAVAMQTLLRRNVSVSGETDLAAAAALSLLSGEHGPVERWPFYTYLCGAMFCLLMSSGCHLLACHSEHASYVLLRLDYAGITGLIVTSFYPLVYYTFLCDPFSRTLYLGSITVFGAAAVAVSLLPVFEAPELRWARAALFVCMGASGLVPIVHKMLVFGARPEAVVTTGYEVAMGVLYLAGVLVYATRVPERWMPGRFDLVGHSHQLFHALVIAGAYAHYHAGLVYLSWRDMDKC; encoded by the exons ATGGCTTCCACGGTGACGCTGCTGAGGAAGACGGCCGCCATACGGATGAGCGACGTCGCCGCCGTGGCGTCGTCACcagcggcgacgacgacgatgaagtcgcTTTTGCTGGAGGGAagcaaaggcggcggcggcgtggcgaaGAGGTGCTGCGGGCGCAAGTGCGAGCTCGTCGGCTACGACGCTCTCCCGGCCTTCCTGCAGCACAACGAGTTCATCCTCCACTACTACCGCAGCGAGTGGCCCCTCAAGGAGGCGCTCCTCAGCGCCTTCGCGCTCCACAACGAGACCATCAACGTCTGGAC GCATTTGATCGGCTTCTTCGTGTTCCTCGCGCTCACCGTGTGCGCCGCCACGATGGTCCCCATGGAAACCAGTGTGACCCACTCGGCGACATCCGCGGGCCTGGCGAACTGTACCGGCAACGGCGACCCCATGGTGCTGATGGCCTCCTACAGCACCAGTGGAGCGGCCGTGGCAATGCAGACGCTGCTGCGCCGCAACGTGTCCGTCTCCGGCGAGACGGACCTCGCGGCAGCGGCGGCGTTGTCGCTGTTGTCGGGAGAACACGGCCCGGTCGAGCGGTGGCCATTCTACACGTACCTGTGCGGCGCCATGTTCTGCCTGCTGATGAGCAGCGGGTGCCACCTGCTGGCGTGCCACTCGGAGCACGCCAGCTACGTGCTGCTCCGCCTCGACTACGCCGGCATCACCGGCCTCATCGTCACCTCCTTCTACCCGCTCGTCTACTACACCTTCCTCTGCGACCCCTTCTCCCGGACGCTCTACCTCGGCTCCATCACCGTGTTCGGCGCCGCCGCGGTGGCCGTGTCGCTGCTGCCGGTCTTCGAGGCCCCCGAGCTCCGATGGGCGCGCGCCGCGCTGTTCGTGTGCATGGGCGCGTCCGGCCTCGTGCCCATCGTGCACAAGATGCTCGTGTTCGGCGCACGGCCCGAGGCGGTGGTCACCACGGGATACGAGGTGGCCATGGGGGTGTTGTACCTGGCCGGCGTGCTGGTGTACGCCACGAGGGTGCCGGAGAGGTGGATGCCGGGCAGGTTTGACCTCGTCGGGCACAGCCACCAGCTGTTCCACGCGCTTGTCATCGCCGGCGCTTACGCGCACTACCATGCCGGCCTGGTTTACTTGAGCTGGAGGGACATGGACAAGTGCTGA